The proteins below are encoded in one region of Sulfitobacter sp. SK012:
- a CDS encoding glycosyltransferase family 4 protein: MKLAYILNTYPQPSHSFIRREIRALEAQGHTVLRLAMRPSDATLVDTQDVEESVATKYILEAGGKALLGATWRALRRDAVGFWSALKTAVACGKRSEVGILRHLIYLAEAASVAEACKAAEITHAHAHFGTNAAAVAMLSHMLGGPRYSMTVHGPEEFDAPRTLSLGTKVANSEFTVAISSYGRSQLCRWAGAKDWAKIEVVHCGIDPSRFPEPAPLPKGPARFVAIGRFVEQKGQLILLDAMARLRASHPDTHLTLIGDGELRPQIEARVDALGIRDQVTLTGWVDEARILSELEAAHALVMPSFGEGLPMVIMEAMAAGRLVIATYIAGTPELVKEGETGWLVPASDVQAFADAMANLAATKPSKRSTMAKAGRDRCLARHDVDNEAQKLARLMAR; this comes from the coding sequence GTGAAACTTGCATATATCCTCAATACCTATCCGCAACCGTCCCACAGCTTTATCCGCCGCGAGATACGCGCCCTTGAGGCGCAAGGCCATACTGTCCTGCGCCTCGCCATGCGGCCGAGTGATGCAACATTGGTTGATACGCAGGATGTAGAGGAATCCGTCGCGACAAAATATATTCTTGAGGCCGGGGGCAAGGCGCTCCTCGGGGCCACGTGGCGCGCGCTGCGCCGCGATGCTGTCGGGTTCTGGTCAGCCCTCAAAACAGCGGTCGCTTGCGGCAAGCGCAGCGAGGTGGGTATCCTTCGCCACTTGATCTACCTCGCCGAGGCAGCATCGGTGGCTGAGGCTTGCAAAGCGGCCGAGATCACGCATGCCCACGCTCATTTCGGCACGAATGCCGCCGCCGTTGCGATGCTGTCGCACATGTTAGGTGGCCCGCGCTACAGCATGACGGTGCACGGGCCCGAAGAATTTGACGCCCCTCGCACCCTATCGCTGGGAACCAAGGTTGCAAATTCGGAATTTACTGTCGCCATCAGCAGTTATGGCCGCAGCCAGCTGTGCCGTTGGGCCGGCGCCAAAGACTGGGCCAAGATCGAAGTCGTGCATTGTGGCATTGATCCCAGCCGCTTTCCCGAGCCCGCCCCGCTGCCCAAAGGCCCCGCCCGATTTGTTGCCATCGGTCGTTTTGTCGAGCAAAAAGGCCAGCTGATCCTATTAGACGCCATGGCACGCCTGCGGGCCAGCCACCCCGATACACATCTAACCTTGATAGGTGACGGAGAGTTGCGTCCCCAGATCGAGGCGCGCGTTGACGCTCTTGGGATCCGTGACCAAGTCACATTGACCGGCTGGGTCGACGAGGCCCGCATCTTGTCTGAGTTAGAGGCAGCGCACGCCCTTGTCATGCCGAGCTTTGGCGAAGGGTTGCCCATGGTCATCATGGAAGCCATGGCCGCAGGGCGACTGGTGATTGCCACTTATATCGCGGGCACGCCCGAATTGGTCAAAGAAGGCGAAACAGGCTGGCTGGTCCCAGCAAGCGACGTCCAAGCCTTTGCCGACGCGATGGCAAACCTAGCGGCAACAAAGCCTTCCAAACGCAGCACAATGGCCAAAGCGGGGCGCGACCGCTGTCTGGCTCGTCACGATGTAGACAATGAAGCCCAAAAGCTTGCGCGCCTAATGGCCCGCTAA
- a CDS encoding TetR/AcrR family transcriptional regulator has translation MARTQGSHSDITGPRVRDAALRLFAQGGYAAVSMRAIAAEVGVQAGALYNYTPDKQTLLFDLMKGHMSDLLAAFEDDAARAPQDRLQHFVDFHIRFHHARPDAVFIAYMELRNLSPENFVQIEALRRRYEDRLETILRDGVAAGVFTVADTKIATLAVIAMLTGVSTWFRTGGRLSLNQVTGQYWDMVRKSVSG, from the coding sequence ATGGCACGTACGCAAGGATCGCATTCTGATATTACTGGCCCGCGTGTGCGCGATGCGGCGCTACGTCTGTTCGCACAGGGTGGCTATGCGGCGGTATCGATGCGGGCGATTGCCGCTGAGGTGGGCGTGCAGGCTGGCGCGCTTTATAACTATACGCCGGATAAGCAGACGCTTTTGTTTGATCTGATGAAGGGCCACATGAGCGATCTATTGGCTGCTTTTGAGGATGACGCCGCGCGCGCCCCGCAAGACCGTTTGCAGCATTTCGTTGATTTCCACATCCGGTTTCATCACGCGCGACCTGATGCTGTTTTTATAGCCTATATGGAGCTGCGCAACCTGAGCCCCGAGAATTTCGTTCAGATCGAAGCCCTGCGCCGCCGGTACGAAGATCGGCTCGAGACAATCTTGCGTGACGGTGTCGCGGCGGGCGTGTTTACCGTGGCAGACACCAAAATCGCTACGCTCGCAGTGATTGCCATGCTGACAGGTGTGAGCACGTGGTTTCGGACCGGCGGGCGGCTATCGCTTAATCAGGTCACGGGCCAATATTGGGACATGGTCCGAAAATCCGTCTCAGGCTAA
- a CDS encoding GumC family protein encodes MGPIYSWNDFLDMTRRRMGLILFVILLGCMISLVLVLRQVPVYRSSEVIQIEQPKITDDLARSTVAGSSARRLQLIEQRLMARGNVLKIIDKFELFGTDGELNSVQKVDLLRRAVSIAGVAAVREGFADDGAIAVLTISAEMPTPELAQAIAHEFANQTRELSITRRREQTAQTLEFFEEQQKALTAEISQVENELELYRIENNLSVTGGVDFRMNEIASLNASILELDRGIIAAQLARTQIDRAARPQTVARADKAIVARLETLQSQRELLDKRRGVIRQTIQGSPEVESDLSSFERRIDRLQTQLDLVSARKNQAEVGFSLESGSQGERMITIEEAVVPEYPISSSRKRRAAMGGIASGILAFVLAWVLELRNPVIRTARQMQRETGLMPVVAIPELKTRRFLLGRDKRRLAAKQRKELQSS; translated from the coding sequence ATGGGTCCAATTTATTCTTGGAATGACTTTCTGGACATGACCCGTCGCCGCATGGGTCTGATCTTGTTTGTCATTCTCCTTGGCTGCATGATTTCGCTGGTCTTGGTTTTACGTCAAGTGCCCGTTTACCGGTCCTCCGAAGTGATCCAGATCGAACAGCCAAAGATCACCGATGATCTGGCGCGATCGACCGTGGCCGGTTCCTCTGCGCGGCGACTACAATTGATCGAACAACGGTTAATGGCCCGCGGCAACGTCCTAAAAATAATAGATAAATTCGAGTTGTTTGGGACCGATGGAGAGCTGAATTCGGTGCAGAAAGTTGACCTGCTGCGCCGTGCTGTAAGCATCGCCGGTGTGGCTGCCGTACGTGAAGGTTTTGCTGATGACGGTGCAATTGCTGTTCTGACAATCAGCGCTGAAATGCCTACTCCTGAACTGGCCCAAGCCATTGCACATGAGTTTGCCAACCAAACACGTGAATTAAGCATAACGCGCAGACGCGAACAGACCGCCCAAACCCTCGAGTTCTTTGAAGAGCAGCAAAAAGCGCTGACTGCAGAAATTTCTCAAGTCGAGAACGAGCTTGAACTGTACCGCATTGAAAACAACCTTTCTGTGACGGGTGGCGTCGATTTTCGGATGAATGAAATCGCCAGTCTGAACGCATCCATTCTTGAACTGGATCGCGGCATCATCGCAGCACAACTCGCTCGGACACAGATCGATCGGGCGGCGCGACCCCAAACCGTAGCCCGCGCCGATAAGGCAATTGTTGCCCGGCTCGAGACATTACAAAGCCAGCGCGAGCTGCTGGACAAACGCCGCGGGGTCATCCGCCAGACCATACAAGGCTCTCCTGAAGTAGAAAGTGACCTAAGCAGCTTTGAGCGTCGCATCGACCGGTTGCAAACCCAGTTGGACCTTGTCTCGGCACGAAAAAACCAAGCTGAAGTTGGTTTTTCTCTTGAATCCGGATCGCAGGGCGAGCGTATGATCACGATTGAAGAGGCTGTTGTGCCGGAATACCCGATTTCTTCTAGCCGAAAGCGCCGAGCCGCGATGGGTGGTATAGCCTCGGGCATCTTGGCTTTTGTCCTCGCTTGGGTTTTGGAATTGCGGAACCCGGTCATCCGCACAGCCCGGCAGATGCAGCGCGAAACTGGTTTGATGCCAGTGGTCGCCATTCCCGAGTTGAAAACGCGCCGTTTTTTGCTAGGCCGCGATAAACGCCGCCTAGCTGCCAAGCAACGCAAAGAGCTGCAAAGCAGCTAA
- a CDS encoding homoserine dehydrogenase, protein MSQPLRLGIAGLGTVGIGLLHVLRQQRALLEARTGREIVVSAVSARSRDKDRGISLSGYAWEDDPVALAKRDDVDIFVELMGGEDGPAKDATEAALAAGKDVVTANKAMLAMHGQALAETAEAAGHVIRYEAAVAGGIPVIKSLSEGLAGNEITRVMGVMNGSCNYILTRMEDAGLPYAEVFAEADGLGYLEADPTLDVGGIDAAHKLAILSALAFGVRVDFAGIELEGIDRVSIDDIRAAADMGYKIKLLGVAQMTGRGLEQRMQPCLVPDTSPLGQLSGGTNMIVLEGDAVGQIVLRGAGAGAGPTASAVMADICDIARGHRGPVFGQPATSLASPSPALSQRPAPYYLRMALLDKPGALAKVAAVLGEAGVSIDRMRQYAHADDSAPVLIVTHKTTRTDLDHALAAMGKTGVVNGDPVALRIEEL, encoded by the coding sequence ATGTCACAACCGCTTCGCCTTGGGATTGCCGGTTTGGGAACGGTCGGCATTGGCCTTTTACACGTTTTGCGTCAGCAACGCGCTTTGCTCGAGGCACGCACAGGCCGCGAGATCGTCGTCTCTGCCGTCTCTGCGCGCAGCCGCGACAAAGATCGCGGCATCTCGCTGTCTGGGTATGCTTGGGAAGACGATCCCGTGGCCCTGGCCAAGCGTGATGATGTGGATATTTTTGTCGAACTCATGGGCGGCGAAGACGGCCCCGCCAAAGACGCTACAGAGGCTGCTCTTGCTGCGGGCAAGGATGTTGTAACTGCCAACAAAGCAATGCTTGCGATGCACGGCCAAGCGCTGGCTGAAACTGCCGAAGCTGCGGGCCATGTAATCCGATATGAGGCTGCTGTTGCAGGCGGCATTCCGGTGATCAAATCGCTGTCCGAAGGGTTGGCCGGCAATGAGATCACCCGCGTGATGGGCGTGATGAACGGCTCTTGCAACTATATCCTGACCCGCATGGAAGACGCTGGTCTGCCTTATGCAGAGGTTTTCGCCGAAGCGGATGGGCTGGGCTATCTAGAAGCTGATCCAACCCTCGACGTGGGCGGCATCGATGCGGCCCACAAACTCGCGATTCTATCTGCGCTGGCTTTTGGTGTGCGTGTCGATTTCGCAGGCATCGAGCTGGAGGGCATTGATCGGGTCAGCATCGACGACATCCGCGCGGCTGCCGACATGGGTTACAAAATCAAGCTGCTGGGAGTGGCACAGATGACAGGCCGGGGGCTGGAGCAGCGGATGCAGCCCTGCCTCGTGCCGGACACCTCCCCCTTGGGACAGCTTTCAGGTGGGACCAATATGATCGTGCTCGAAGGCGACGCGGTGGGTCAGATCGTTTTGCGCGGTGCCGGTGCCGGTGCAGGCCCAACCGCGAGTGCGGTAATGGCCGATATTTGTGACATTGCGCGCGGTCATCGCGGACCCGTGTTTGGTCAACCCGCAACCAGTCTAGCCAGCCCCAGCCCCGCACTCAGCCAGCGGCCAGCACCCTATTACCTACGGATGGCGCTTTTGGACAAACCCGGTGCGTTGGCCAAAGTTGCCGCAGTTTTGGGCGAGGCAGGCGTGTCCATCGACCGGATGCGCCAATATGCGCATGCCGATGATAGCGCCCCGGTCTTGATCGTGACTCACAAGACGACCCGTACTGATCTCGATCATGCTCTGGCTGCGATGGGGAAAACTGGCGTGGTCAATGGCGATCCGGTCGCCTTGCGGATCGAAGAACTCTGA
- a CDS encoding sugar transferase produces the protein MRNYTTDRPGFGLSTMARQPSSRAEAIAITDSGRSFGSSQKMIWGITPTEKTTSSAGFYRNGGKRIFDTLVILLSVPFSLTIIGLCALALWIEGGNPFYRQDRLGRNGTRFSLLKMRTMVRDADQVLEDYLATDPEMRREWDELQKLRNDPRVTRVGRILRATSLDELPQLWNVLRGDMSLVGPRPMMPEQLEMYGEPSDYFALRPGITGYWQISARNNNKFSFRNEVDADYNTSMSWTKDLAVMVKTIGVMMKRTGC, from the coding sequence ATGAGAAACTACACTACCGACAGACCTGGTTTTGGCCTGAGCACAATGGCTCGCCAACCGTCATCACGCGCCGAAGCCATTGCCATCACTGATTCTGGCAGATCATTTGGATCGTCCCAGAAAATGATATGGGGCATTACCCCAACGGAAAAAACGACCAGCAGTGCGGGTTTTTACCGCAATGGCGGCAAACGCATTTTTGATACGCTTGTTATTTTGCTGAGCGTTCCATTTTCACTTACAATTATTGGTCTTTGCGCCCTCGCCCTCTGGATCGAAGGCGGCAACCCGTTTTACCGTCAGGACCGCCTTGGTCGGAACGGCACCCGGTTCTCCTTGTTGAAAATGCGCACAATGGTGCGCGACGCCGATCAAGTGCTTGAGGACTACCTTGCAACAGACCCAGAGATGCGCCGCGAATGGGACGAGCTGCAAAAATTGCGCAATGACCCCCGCGTCACCCGTGTAGGTCGCATTCTGCGCGCCACTTCGCTGGATGAATTGCCCCAGCTTTGGAACGTGCTGCGCGGCGACATGAGCCTTGTTGGCCCCCGTCCAATGATGCCCGAACAGCTTGAGATGTATGGCGAGCCATCCGACTACTTTGCCCTGCGCCCAGGTATCACCGGCTATTGGCAGATCTCCGCACGCAACAACAACAAATTTTCGTTCCGCAACGAAGTGGACGCGGATTACAACACATCCATGTCTTGGACCAAGGATCTGGCCGTTATGGTCAAAACCATCGGCGTCATGATGAAGCGGACGGGATGCTGA
- the recJ gene encoding single-stranded-DNA-specific exonuclease RecJ → MSFLGVTESLKGRRWIGPGIEIERAAEALSQQTALPTAVCQVLARRGVPAEETEAFLAPSLRKLLPDPRSLRDMETAATRFLVAVKQRQRIAIFADYDVDGGSSAALLLAWLRQMGIKATLYVPDRIDEGYGPNEAAMAELAAVHDLIICVDCGTLSHDPITAAKGADVVVLDHHLGAETLPDALAVVNPNRQDEDGELAHLCAAAVVFLMLVEAGRQLREAGQKGPDLMSMLDLVALATVADVAPLIGVNRAFVRQGLRVMGRRERAGISALSDIARMDTAPSAYHLGFLLGPRINAGGRVGKADLGARLLATDDPHEAAALSERLDALNTERRDVENAVRAAALEQAEERGTDGALVWAAGAGWHPGVVGIVAARLKEATGRPAVVIGLDDGVGKGSGRSVTGIDLGAAIQRLAREGVLLKGGGHKMAAGLTLAEDKLEDAMAQLSALLEKQGAHLLGAADLKVEGILMPGAATVELTEQVEAAGPFGAGAPAPRYVFADMAIFSARRVGESHLKVSFGDGTGPRLDAICFGAYDSALGPALESHGGARFHLAGRLDINHWRGKQTVQLRLEDAARA, encoded by the coding sequence ATGAGTTTCCTCGGCGTCACAGAATCGCTCAAGGGCCGCCGCTGGATAGGTCCCGGGATCGAAATAGAACGCGCCGCCGAAGCGTTATCTCAGCAAACGGCCCTACCCACAGCTGTTTGTCAGGTTCTAGCGCGCCGCGGCGTCCCCGCAGAAGAGACGGAAGCTTTCCTTGCCCCGTCCCTGCGCAAGCTGCTGCCGGACCCAAGGTCCCTGCGGGATATGGAAACCGCCGCAACCCGTTTCTTAGTGGCCGTTAAACAGCGCCAACGCATCGCGATCTTTGCTGACTATGACGTGGATGGCGGCAGCTCAGCTGCACTTTTGTTGGCTTGGCTCCGGCAAATGGGGATCAAGGCAACGCTTTATGTGCCGGACCGCATCGACGAAGGGTATGGGCCGAACGAAGCTGCCATGGCAGAGCTTGCAGCCGTCCATGATCTAATCATCTGCGTCGATTGTGGCACCCTGTCCCATGATCCGATAACCGCCGCCAAAGGTGCAGATGTGGTCGTGCTTGATCACCACCTGGGTGCCGAAACCTTGCCCGACGCGCTGGCCGTGGTGAACCCCAACCGGCAAGACGAAGACGGCGAACTTGCGCATCTATGTGCTGCGGCAGTGGTATTTCTTATGTTGGTAGAAGCCGGGCGGCAGTTGCGGGAGGCCGGTCAAAAAGGCCCCGACCTAATGTCGATGCTGGATCTGGTGGCGCTGGCAACCGTAGCCGATGTGGCTCCGTTGATTGGTGTGAACCGTGCCTTTGTGCGCCAAGGCCTTCGGGTGATGGGGCGCCGTGAGCGTGCCGGTATCTCGGCTCTGTCGGACATTGCGCGCATGGATACGGCCCCGTCAGCGTATCACTTAGGTTTCCTGTTGGGTCCACGCATCAACGCAGGTGGCCGTGTGGGCAAGGCTGATCTGGGCGCGCGCTTACTCGCCACAGATGACCCCCACGAAGCGGCCGCACTCTCAGAACGGCTCGATGCGCTAAACACAGAGCGTCGCGATGTGGAAAACGCCGTCCGCGCAGCCGCTTTGGAACAGGCCGAGGAACGCGGTACCGACGGAGCGTTGGTTTGGGCCGCTGGCGCAGGTTGGCACCCCGGTGTGGTCGGCATCGTTGCTGCGCGCCTGAAAGAGGCCACAGGACGCCCTGCGGTCGTGATAGGACTCGATGACGGGGTCGGCAAAGGCTCGGGCCGCTCCGTGACCGGCATTGATCTAGGAGCGGCAATCCAAAGGCTGGCGCGCGAAGGTGTGCTGTTGAAAGGCGGCGGTCACAAAATGGCCGCGGGCCTCACGCTTGCCGAAGACAAACTGGAAGACGCCATGGCGCAACTATCCGCGTTACTGGAAAAACAAGGCGCGCATTTGCTAGGGGCCGCGGACCTGAAAGTCGAAGGCATCTTGATGCCCGGTGCCGCCACGGTTGAGCTGACCGAACAGGTCGAAGCCGCTGGTCCCTTTGGGGCCGGTGCGCCTGCCCCGCGTTACGTATTTGCAGACATGGCGATCTTTTCCGCGCGCCGCGTGGGAGAATCGCATTTGAAGGTCAGTTTCGGCGACGGAACCGGCCCTCGGCTTGATGCGATTTGCTTTGGCGCGTACGATTCCGCCCTTGGTCCAGCGCTCGAATCCCATGGTGGAGCGCGCTTCCATTTGGCCGGTCGGCTCGACATAAACCACTGGCGCGGCAAGCAGACAGTGCAACTGCGTCTCGAAGACGCTGCAAGGGCCTAA
- a CDS encoding oligosaccharide flippase family protein encodes MQRVSQLLKGNRLMARVLRSASWIVLGYGASQAIRLASNLILTRLLFPEAFGVMTLITLVTVGLALFSDVGISPSIAQSKRGDDPDFLNTAWTIQVGRGVALWLVAMALAWPAARFYDAPSLIYYLPLAAVGLLIAGFNPTRIETAHRHLLLGRLTALDLVSQVIGIVAMISLALAWPSVGALVVGNLIGILSKLALVHWGMPGLRNRFRWEMAAVIELVTFGKWIFLSTIFWFFASQGDRVVLGKFLPLEELGIYNIGYFLASFPLLLGLSVAGRIMIPIYREQAGETHKVTRMRYVLTGGVMGMQLLMALLGPWLVQLLYDSRYFPAGAILTLVSVALIPQVIGMTYDQAALASGDSRRFFIFSAIRSIVQFGLLLIGAFMGGLVGAMIGMWTALVLSHLVLIWLARAHGVWDMRHDLMFAVVAVLISTLALWLHWGSIVELSAGVSG; translated from the coding sequence ATGCAACGGGTTTCGCAGCTCTTAAAGGGCAATCGACTGATGGCTCGCGTGTTGCGGAGTGCGTCGTGGATTGTGCTTGGATATGGCGCGTCTCAGGCGATCCGCCTGGCGTCTAACTTGATCCTGACGCGGCTGCTGTTTCCCGAAGCCTTTGGCGTTATGACGCTGATCACGCTGGTCACCGTTGGGCTGGCGCTGTTTTCTGATGTGGGGATTTCGCCGTCGATCGCGCAAAGCAAACGCGGCGATGATCCTGATTTCCTGAACACGGCTTGGACCATTCAAGTGGGCCGCGGTGTGGCGCTGTGGCTGGTTGCGATGGCGCTGGCATGGCCTGCTGCGCGGTTCTATGACGCGCCCAGTTTGATCTACTACCTGCCTCTTGCGGCGGTCGGCCTTTTGATCGCCGGCTTTAACCCAACCCGGATTGAAACGGCGCATCGTCATCTGTTGCTGGGCAGGTTGACGGCGCTTGACCTTGTCAGTCAAGTTATTGGAATCGTTGCGATGATTTCACTGGCATTGGCCTGGCCTTCGGTCGGGGCGTTGGTGGTTGGCAATCTAATTGGCATTCTATCCAAGCTGGCTCTGGTCCATTGGGGCATGCCGGGGTTGCGCAACCGCTTCCGCTGGGAAATGGCCGCCGTGATTGAATTGGTCACTTTCGGCAAATGGATATTTCTCAGCACGATATTTTGGTTCTTCGCCAGCCAGGGGGACCGTGTTGTGTTGGGCAAATTCCTACCGCTGGAGGAGTTGGGGATCTATAATATCGGCTATTTCCTGGCGTCCTTTCCGCTCTTGTTGGGGTTAAGTGTAGCGGGCCGGATCATGATCCCCATCTACCGCGAACAAGCCGGTGAAACCCATAAAGTCACGCGGATGCGCTATGTGCTGACAGGGGGGGTAATGGGAATGCAGCTGCTGATGGCGCTGCTTGGGCCTTGGCTGGTTCAGCTGCTGTATGACTCGCGATATTTCCCGGCTGGCGCGATTTTAACGCTGGTCTCGGTTGCGCTGATCCCACAAGTGATCGGTATGACCTACGATCAGGCCGCTCTTGCGAGTGGGGATTCGCGGCGGTTTTTCATCTTTTCCGCCATACGCTCAATCGTGCAGTTTGGGTTGTTGTTGATTGGGGCGTTTATGGGCGGGCTGGTCGGGGCGATGATCGGTATGTGGACCGCTTTGGTTCTGTCGCATTTGGTGTTGATCTGGTTGGCCCGCGCGCACGGGGTGTGGGACATGCGGCACGATCTGATGTTCGCGGTGGTGGCCGTGCTGATCAGTACACTGGCGCTGTGGCTGCACTGGGGTTCGATTGTTGAGCTTTCTGCGGGGGTTAGCGGCTAA
- a CDS encoding CpsD/CapB family tyrosine-protein kinase, which yields MKDMHETGTGLSAEDGVYLRPSSAAARRFTRPLNSGSDDIIEGSPPARTHPAPALKLRSSSKWDALEMVEQGSAKHLSKTTPLVDFFRGSPASKAFDLLRTRLRQTAMKHAWKNIAICAPTSGCGNSFAAANLAMSLSRVPSSRTVLMDLNLRNPGQAQAFDVDAPGPIKPYLAGETALSDHLIRVNDRLALGLNNTTDKNAAELLQDPATHATLERMQASLRPDMVLFDLPPLLAYDDLTAFMPQLDGVLLVSDGTQTMAKHLASCERILKGQVPLLGVILNRARANSIEKFH from the coding sequence ATGAAAGATATGCATGAAACCGGAACCGGCCTTAGCGCCGAGGATGGCGTATATCTGCGCCCATCCAGTGCTGCTGCACGTCGCTTCACGCGCCCATTGAACAGCGGTTCCGACGATATTATCGAAGGTAGCCCACCTGCCCGTACACACCCCGCTCCGGCCTTGAAACTGCGTTCCAGTTCCAAATGGGATGCGTTGGAGATGGTCGAACAGGGATCAGCAAAACATCTTTCAAAGACAACACCCCTGGTGGATTTCTTTCGCGGCAGCCCTGCGTCAAAGGCTTTTGATTTGCTGCGCACACGGCTCCGCCAAACCGCGATGAAACATGCTTGGAAGAACATCGCCATCTGCGCGCCCACCTCTGGGTGCGGCAACAGCTTTGCAGCGGCCAACTTGGCCATGAGCCTGTCACGGGTGCCGTCCTCGCGTACGGTATTGATGGATTTAAATCTACGGAATCCTGGTCAGGCCCAAGCCTTTGACGTCGACGCACCCGGCCCGATCAAGCCCTACCTCGCTGGGGAAACGGCCCTTTCGGATCATTTGATTCGGGTCAACGATCGTTTGGCGCTTGGACTTAACAACACAACAGATAAAAATGCCGCCGAACTCCTGCAGGATCCCGCGACACACGCGACCCTTGAGCGGATGCAGGCATCTTTACGCCCAGATATGGTGCTCTTCGATCTGCCACCACTCTTGGCATATGACGATCTGACTGCCTTTATGCCCCAACTAGATGGCGTATTGTTGGTTTCAGACGGGACCCAGACCATGGCCAAACACCTTGCCTCATGCGAACGTATTCTTAAAGGTCAGGTGCCGCTCTTGGGAGTTATCCTGAACCGCGCACGCGCCAATAGTATTGAAAAATTTCACTGA
- a CDS encoding glycosyltransferase family 2 protein: MKPGLSIIIPAHNEADYIGACLEALLASGPVASAVEVLMAANGCEDDTVARAREFADQFAARGWGYEVLELAQGGKMGALNAGDERARYAARAYLDADVSVSPALVGQLSEALLRNDAASYVSGTPVIAPAQAAVTRAYARFWQTLPFVTDGVPGFGLFAVNQAGRARWDDFPNIISDDTFVRLNFTPAERVRVPAIYTWPMIEGFAPLVIVRRRQDHGVTEIRQRFPALMGNDDPTPITLPPLWRRFASDPMGFVVYAVVALATRLPHRDKDTWARGR; the protein is encoded by the coding sequence ATGAAACCGGGACTGAGTATCATTATCCCAGCCCATAACGAGGCGGATTATATCGGTGCGTGCCTTGAGGCGCTGTTGGCTTCTGGTCCAGTCGCGTCAGCGGTTGAGGTGCTCATGGCCGCCAATGGGTGCGAGGACGACACGGTTGCGCGGGCGCGGGAATTTGCGGATCAGTTTGCAGCGCGTGGTTGGGGGTATGAGGTGCTTGAGCTTGCGCAGGGCGGCAAGATGGGCGCGCTGAATGCAGGCGATGAGCGTGCACGCTATGCTGCGCGCGCCTATTTGGATGCGGATGTGAGCGTGTCACCCGCGCTGGTCGGGCAACTGTCCGAAGCGCTGCTGCGTAATGACGCGGCTAGCTACGTCAGCGGTACACCGGTGATTGCGCCGGCACAGGCTGCCGTCACACGGGCCTATGCGCGGTTCTGGCAGACATTGCCATTTGTGACGGATGGCGTGCCGGGCTTTGGCCTGTTTGCAGTCAATCAAGCGGGCAGGGCGCGGTGGGATGATTTTCCGAACATCATTTCTGACGACACATTTGTGCGGCTGAATTTCACCCCAGCAGAGCGAGTACGGGTACCTGCAATTTATACCTGGCCGATGATCGAAGGGTTTGCGCCACTGGTGATAGTTCGCCGCCGGCAGGATCACGGCGTCACTGAGATACGTCAGCGTTTTCCTGCGCTTATGGGCAATGATGATCCTACCCCGATAACCCTACCACCCCTGTGGCGCAGATTTGCGAGCGATCCTATGGGGTTTGTGGTCTACGCGGTTGTGGCCCTCGCCACACGCCTACCGCACCGAGATAAGGACACTTGGGCACGGGGTCGCTAG